CTGCGAGGCAGCCGCAAAAAACAGGACATTGGATGAGATGCCGGCTCCGGTGTCGATCAACAGGACGTCGATCGAGGGAGACAGCCTCTCCAACTCCTCCTGGATCAGCACCTGTTGTTCGGGAGAGAGGGCGGTGAGATCCCATTCCGCGGAGCCGGCCGGTAAAATCATGATCCCCTCGGGGCCTTGGATCATGATCTCGCGCAACCTTCGCTCACCGGCCAACACATCCGAGAGCGTATAGCGCGGCACGATCCCGAGCAGCACGTCCACGTTGCCCAGACCGAGATCGGCGTCGAACACCAGCACGCGCTGTCCAGACCGGGCCAGCGCAAGGGCGAGGTTGAGCACCACGTTGGTCTTGCCGACCCCGCCCTTCCCGCTCGTCACGGCGATCACCCGAAACGACGGCGGCGGATTCCCATCAGCCTCGCAAGGGTTCGCGACGATCAGCGCCTCATCCATCTCTGTCCTCCTTCCGAACAATAGGCTTCCATCAACGCCATCGGTGGCTCGGCCTCCGATGGCGACGTCCGGCCTTCAGAGGCCGTCATGTCTCCCCCGGCGACGCGATTGCGCCGATCACAGTCCCCGACATCGGACGGACCGCGGCAAAGCAGATCGGCCAGCCGTTCCGGCCTCGCAATCTCGAGATCCTCCGTCAGCCTCTGGCCGGCCGTGAGGTAGGACAGGGGCAACCGGCTCCGGCGCAGGATCTCGAACAGCCGTCCGAAGCGCGTGGTCTCATCGAGTTTGGTGAACAACAATCGGTGGATCGGCAGGCCTGTATAGCGGTTCGTCACGTCGAGGAAATCCTGGAGGTCCGTATTGGCCGGCAACGCCAGGTGCACTTCGATCGGAAGGTCGCCCGAGAACAAGCCCCTCAGCCAATCCATCGCTTCCCAATCCAACAGGCTGTGCCCGGGCTGGTCGATCAGCAACAGCTCGGCTCCGAAGTTGGTCGAAACCAGATCGGTCAATTCGCGTTTTTCGCGCACCGTCTTGACGTTCAGGCCGATGGAGCCGGCAAAGATGCGCAGCGGATCGGCTCCGCCGGACGACTCCCGGTCGACCTTGGCCACAGCCACGCTTCGCCCTTCCTTCAGCTTGTAATAGGCGGCAAGCTTGCACACCGCACTGGTCTTGCCCACACCGGTCGAACCGATCACGGCAATGGCCTTCAACCGTTTCTGCCCGGAGAACAGGGGTCCGCCGACCCGCACCTGCTCCATCACCACGCCGCGCAGGGCTTGGCGCGCCCGCGGCTCCGTCGGCAACCCGCGCGCAGCCGCCCGGGCTAGCGCCTCATTCGCGAGTCTCGCGGCCGTCCAGAGATCACAACCCCTCGTCACCAATTCCTGGCTCAACCGGACGGTCAGCCGATCGACTTGCCCCGGTTCCTGATCCTCCACAGGAGAGGGCCCAGTCTCCCGATCCACCGACTCGGACTTGAAGGCATGGCCGGACGCGCGGTACCGCTCTTGAGCCTTGCGTTGGGCGAACGACCCGGTGCGAGCCGGCTCGTCGGATACTTGGGGGTGCGGCTCGGCCTCATCCCGTCCCAGCGAGGCTTCGAGCCAGGACCGGAACGTCACAAAGCCGGCAGCCTGTCCCGTCGTATCGGTCTTGCCGGCGGCAGAAGCCCGGCTCGCGGTTGCGGCGCTCGGGGGCGCGGCCGGCGCATTTCGGTCCACCGCAGCAACCACGTGAACCTGCTGGTGCCCGATCGGATGCCGCCAACTCCATCCGGTCCGCACATACTTGGTGCTGAGAATGACCGCGTCCGGCCCCAATTCCGCCTTGATCGCGCGGAACGCCTCCGGGATGTTGTCCGCAACGAAGGTTTTGATCTTCATTCAAACGCCCCCTTACCCCGCATCCTCCGTCAACCGCACAGTCTCAAACGCGATCACCTTGGTCATGCCGTCGATTTCTCCGACAGACAGCACCGGCACGGAATGCAGCATCCGTTGGGTCAGCCGCCGCAGGTGCCGTCGCAAGGCCGGCGAACAGAGGACAATCGGTTGCTGGCCCTTGGCGGCCACCCGTTCGGCCGCCTGCTTGAGCGACGTCAGGAGACGCTGCGTCAGTCCCGGCTCAAGCCCCCACGGCGCGCCCTGCACCGCGGTCATGTGCTCGACGAGAGTCCGATCGAGCCGGGGATCGAGATTGATCACCGGCAGCGACCCGTCGGGGGCTGTGAATTGGTGGGTGATCAACCGCCCCAGCGCCTGCCGGACGATTTCGGTCAACGCATCCGGATCCTTGGTCGAAGCCGCATGGTCGGCCACCACTTCGAGAATCGTCCGCAGGTCTCGAATCGGCACCTGCTCTTGAAGCAGATTCGCCAAGATCCGGACCAGAACCCCGAGCGACACTTGGGCCGGCACCACCTCCTCGACGAGTTTCGGGGCCGTCTTGGCCAATTCATCCAACAGCGCTTGTACCTCTTGCCGCCCCAACAGCTCATGGGCATGGCGCTTGATGATTTCAGACAGATGCGTGGCGATGGCCGATCCCGCGTCGACCACCGTGTAGCCGGCCACCTGGGCCTGATCGCGCGAGCCCTCCGGCACCCATAGAGCCGGCAAGCCGAAGGCCGGTTCCTTGGTGGGAATGCCCTGCACGATATGCTTCTGGGCTGTTCCGGGATCGATCGCCAGCAGATGCCCGGGCAGCGCTTCGGTTCGAACCAGTTCGACCCCCTTCAGCAGCACGGCATACTCGTTGGGCCGCAACTGGAGATTATCCCGGATGTGGATGGAGGGGACGAGAAACCCCAACTCGTTGGCGATCTGGCGGCGCAGTCCTTTGATCCGGTCGAGCAACAGGCCGCCGTCCTTTCCGTCCACCAGGCCGATGAGGCCGTAGCCGACCTGAAGCTCCATCAGATCGAGCGGGGTGATACGAGGCGACAGGTCCTCCTGCTTCGCCGGCGCCGCCGGCTCGGCCTGGGCGGCGCCGTCTCCCCGTTCCTTCTTCAACATCTCGTAGGCCACCCATCCGGCCACTGCTCCGAGCGTCAGAAAGGCCACGTGCGGGAGTCCGGGGACCAGCCCCAAGGCCATCAAGATGCCGGAGGCCGCCGCCAGCGCCTTGGGCGAAATCAACATCTGTTTGGTGATCTCTTCGCCCAGGTTCGTGTCCGTCGCCGCCCTGGTGACTACGATACCGGCGGCGGTCGAGACGATCAGGGCCGGCACCTGCGCAACGAGGCCTTCCCCGATCGTGAGCAGGGTGTAGTTTTGCGCCGCCGCGGCCAGGCCCATCCCCTGTTGCCAGACGCCGATGGTCAGCCCGCCGACGATGTTCACCAGGATGATAAC
The DNA window shown above is from Nitrospira tepida and carries:
- the flhA gene encoding flagellar biosynthesis protein FlhA, yielding MSLCVVGVLMIMLLPLPRVILDLLLAFNIALSIIVLLVGMQVRRPLEFSVFPSILLMVTLFRLSLNIASTRLILLHGNEGPGAAGEVIRSFGNFVVGGNYTVGLVVFAILVVINFVVVTKGAGRVAEVAARFTLDAMPGKQMSIDADLNAGLINDTEARRRRRQVSEEADFYGAMDGASKFVRGDAIAAVVIILVNIVGGLTIGVWQQGMGLAAAAQNYTLLTIGEGLVAQVPALIVSTAAGIVVTRAATDTNLGEEITKQMLISPKALAAASGILMALGLVPGLPHVAFLTLGAVAGWVAYEMLKKERGDGAAQAEPAAPAKQEDLSPRITPLDLMELQVGYGLIGLVDGKDGGLLLDRIKGLRRQIANELGFLVPSIHIRDNLQLRPNEYAVLLKGVELVRTEALPGHLLAIDPGTAQKHIVQGIPTKEPAFGLPALWVPEGSRDQAQVAGYTVVDAGSAIATHLSEIIKRHAHELLGRQEVQALLDELAKTAPKLVEEVVPAQVSLGVLVRILANLLQEQVPIRDLRTILEVVADHAASTKDPDALTEIVRQALGRLITHQFTAPDGSLPVINLDPRLDRTLVEHMTAVQGAPWGLEPGLTQRLLTSLKQAAERVAAKGQQPIVLCSPALRRHLRRLTQRMLHSVPVLSVGEIDGMTKVIAFETVRLTEDAG
- a CDS encoding MinD/ParA family protein, whose protein sequence is MDEALIVANPCEADGNPPPSFRVIAVTSGKGGVGKTNVVLNLALALARSGQRVLVFDADLGLGNVDVLLGIVPRYTLSDVLAGERRLREIMIQGPEGIMILPAGSAEWDLTALSPEQQVLIQEELERLSPSIDVLLIDTGAGISSNVLFFAAASQEIVVVAAPEPTSMADAYALMKVLAQRHRETRFRLLVNMAKTRREALEVYRRLLLVSGRFLNISIDYAGMIPADDYLPMAVQRQQAVLTAFPHAPSSAAFRRLAEVVLEWEPARHLKGGVQFFWNRLVTQA